In one window of Gossypium arboreum isolate Shixiya-1 chromosome 4, ASM2569848v2, whole genome shotgun sequence DNA:
- the LOC108458466 gene encoding two-component response regulator-like APRR5 isoform X1: MGEVVVTSEEVEEVKIDSETEEQENGEVEGNMRRTKKKKKNKKPGCSASGAVVNWERFLPMPALRVLLVEADDSTRQIISALLRKCSYRVAAVPDGLKAWEMLKGRPHNVDLILTEVDLPSISGFALLTLIMEHDIFKSIPVIMMSSQDSVSTVYKCMLRGAADYLVKPIRRNELRNLWQHVWRRQSSIVGGNSPRDESIGQKKVETTSENNAASNHSIGCLDGVGKNKEQTEKGSDAQSSCTKPEMEAESAQKENMQEFSHLIKVNSLPIESQKHEAHGSFNQNLLMHEMETEVVDSCKDAYTTLYKGVELENQRRDTRVLVEAGDALVESPREAIDFMGTFNKNCTSSSINSAKKFDSSLYLDLSLRRSNPNVFENQVTQERPTLWHPSSSAFTRYTSRVSHPLHSTSMSFVDQKKDSETNSEKMLTNIMSENNSDTPSPTLTSQRNTNSLTIGATVELKQTEVATPCTQHRLFPVPLPVKGIRLNNPCNGYNTIIPPIFCARSSSSTAPSPSTANQQEPAFRVNLFRHSSFEVNSSGQSYDRLASNTKQSTSQPLQKLDQKLDSIEDRGHISPTTDQSASSSFCNGSLSQLNGVAYGSTGASNGNVDQVAVTRASTESKNDDSLSSPSGKPCRSIQREAALMKFRLKRKDRCFEKKVRYESRKKLAEQRPRVKGQFVRQVQADPMHTDTEHHYGNSSDG, from the exons atGGGTGAAGTAGTGGTGACTAGCGAGGAAGTTGAGGAAGTGAAAATTGATAGTGAAACAGAGGAGCAGGAAAATGGGGAGGTTGAAGGGAACATGAGGAggacgaagaagaagaagaagaacaagAAGCCTGGGTGTTCTGCTTCTGGAGCAGTGGTGAATTGGGAAAGGTTTTTACCCATGCCGGCTTTGAGGGTTTTGTTGGTCGAAGCTGATGATTCCACCAGGCAGATTATATCTGCTCTTCTCAGAAAATGCAGTTATAGAG TTGCTGCTGTTCCTGATGGCTTGAAGGCATGGGAGATGCTTAAAGGAAGACCACATAATGTAGATCTCATTTTGACAGAAGTGGATTTGCCATCTATATCAGGATTTGCTCTTCTTACACTAATTATGGAGCATGATATTTTTAAAAGCATCCCTGTTATAA TGATGTCCTCACAAGATTCAGTTAGCACAGTATACAAATGCATGTTAAGAGGGGCTGCTGACTATCTTGTTAAGCCAATAAGGAGAAATGAGCTGAGAAATTTATGGCAGCATGTATGGAGAAGACAATCA TCAATTGTTGGTGGGAACTCCCCTCGGGATGAGAGCATTGGACAGAAAAAGGTAGAAACTACCTCTGAAAATAATGCTGCAAGTAATCATTCCATTGGTTGCTTGGATGGTGTCGGAAAAAATAAGGAACAAACTGAGAAAGGGAGTGATGCTCAG AGCTCCTGCACCAAGCCGGAAATGGAAGCTGAGAGTGCCCAAAAGGAAAATATGCAGGAATTTTCACACTTGATAAAGGTAAATTCTCTGCCAATTGAATCACAGAAGCATGAAGCTCATGGCAGTTTCAATCAGAACCTGCTCATGCATGAGATGGAAACTGAGG TTGTTGACTCATGCAAGGATGCTTACACAACTTTATACAAAGGTGTTGAACTGGAAAATCAAAGAAGGGATACTAGGGTCTTGGTTGAGGCTGGTGATGCGCTTGTTGAATCACCAAGAGAAGCTATTGACTTCATGGGAACATTTAATAAAAATTGCACTTCGTCTTCAATAAATAGCGCAAAAAAGTTTGATTCTTCTCTATACTTAGATCTTTCCTTGAGAAGAAGTAATCCTAATGTATTTGAGAATCAAGTTACTCAAGAAAGGCCTACCCTCTGGCATCCTAGTTCATCAGCCTTTACAAG GTATACTAGCAGAGTATCACACCCCCTGCATTCAACATCGATGAGTTTTGTTGATCAAAAGAAAGACTCTGAGACTAATTCTGAGAAGATGTTGACCAATATTATGTCGGAAAATAATTCTGATACTCCTAGTCCTACACTAACTTCTCAAAGAAACACGAATTCTTTGACTATTGGAGCTACTGTTGAATTGAAGCAAACTGAAGTAGCAACACCGTGCACACAACATAGACTATTTCCTGTCCCATTACCAGTGAAGGGTATAAGATTGAATAATCCGTGCAATGGATATAATACTATAATTCCTCCAATATTTTGTGCACGGTCAAGTTCATCCACGGCGCCAAGTCCAAGCACAGCCAACCAACAGGAACCTGCCTTTCGTGTGAATCTGTTTCGTCATTCCAGTTTTGAAGTTAACTCCTCTGGACAGTCGTATGACCGACTTGCCTCCAATACAAAACAGTCAACCAGCCAGCCCTTGCAAAAACTGGACCAAAAGTTGGATTCAATTGAGGATAGAGGACATATTTCTCCTACCACCGATCAGAGTGCAAGCAGCAGTTTCTGTAATGGCTCCTTAAGCCAACTTAATGGTGTTGCATATGGAAGCACTGGTGCAAGTAATGGCAATGTTGATCAGGTTGCAGTCACCCGGGCTTCTACAGAGAGCAAGAATGATGACAGCCTTTCCAGCCCTAGTGGAAAACCATGCCGTTCTATCCAAAGAGAAGCAGCTTTAATGAAGTTCcgtttgaagcgtaaggatagaTGCTTTGAGAAAAAG GTTCGGTATGAGAGCAGAAAGAAACTTGCAGAGCAGCGCCCACGAGTAAAAGGTCAGTTTGTCCGTCAAGTGCAGGCTGATCCTATGCATACAGATACTGAGCATCATTATGGGAATTCATCCGATGGATAG
- the LOC108458466 gene encoding two-component response regulator-like APRR5 isoform X2, translating to MGEVVVTSEEVEEVKIDSETEEQENGEVEGNMRRTKKKKKNKKPGCSASGAVVNWERFLPMPALRVLLVEADDSTRQIISALLRKCSYRVAAVPDGLKAWEMLKGRPHNVDLILTEVDLPSISGFALLTLIMEHDIFKSIPVIMMSSQDSVSTVYKCMLRGAADYLVKPIRRNELRNLWQHSIVGGNSPRDESIGQKKVETTSENNAASNHSIGCLDGVGKNKEQTEKGSDAQSSCTKPEMEAESAQKENMQEFSHLIKVNSLPIESQKHEAHGSFNQNLLMHEMETEVVDSCKDAYTTLYKGVELENQRRDTRVLVEAGDALVESPREAIDFMGTFNKNCTSSSINSAKKFDSSLYLDLSLRRSNPNVFENQVTQERPTLWHPSSSAFTRYTSRVSHPLHSTSMSFVDQKKDSETNSEKMLTNIMSENNSDTPSPTLTSQRNTNSLTIGATVELKQTEVATPCTQHRLFPVPLPVKGIRLNNPCNGYNTIIPPIFCARSSSSTAPSPSTANQQEPAFRVNLFRHSSFEVNSSGQSYDRLASNTKQSTSQPLQKLDQKLDSIEDRGHISPTTDQSASSSFCNGSLSQLNGVAYGSTGASNGNVDQVAVTRASTESKNDDSLSSPSGKPCRSIQREAALMKFRLKRKDRCFEKKVRYESRKKLAEQRPRVKGQFVRQVQADPMHTDTEHHYGNSSDG from the exons atGGGTGAAGTAGTGGTGACTAGCGAGGAAGTTGAGGAAGTGAAAATTGATAGTGAAACAGAGGAGCAGGAAAATGGGGAGGTTGAAGGGAACATGAGGAggacgaagaagaagaagaagaacaagAAGCCTGGGTGTTCTGCTTCTGGAGCAGTGGTGAATTGGGAAAGGTTTTTACCCATGCCGGCTTTGAGGGTTTTGTTGGTCGAAGCTGATGATTCCACCAGGCAGATTATATCTGCTCTTCTCAGAAAATGCAGTTATAGAG TTGCTGCTGTTCCTGATGGCTTGAAGGCATGGGAGATGCTTAAAGGAAGACCACATAATGTAGATCTCATTTTGACAGAAGTGGATTTGCCATCTATATCAGGATTTGCTCTTCTTACACTAATTATGGAGCATGATATTTTTAAAAGCATCCCTGTTATAA TGATGTCCTCACAAGATTCAGTTAGCACAGTATACAAATGCATGTTAAGAGGGGCTGCTGACTATCTTGTTAAGCCAATAAGGAGAAATGAGCTGAGAAATTTATGGCAGCAT TCAATTGTTGGTGGGAACTCCCCTCGGGATGAGAGCATTGGACAGAAAAAGGTAGAAACTACCTCTGAAAATAATGCTGCAAGTAATCATTCCATTGGTTGCTTGGATGGTGTCGGAAAAAATAAGGAACAAACTGAGAAAGGGAGTGATGCTCAG AGCTCCTGCACCAAGCCGGAAATGGAAGCTGAGAGTGCCCAAAAGGAAAATATGCAGGAATTTTCACACTTGATAAAGGTAAATTCTCTGCCAATTGAATCACAGAAGCATGAAGCTCATGGCAGTTTCAATCAGAACCTGCTCATGCATGAGATGGAAACTGAGG TTGTTGACTCATGCAAGGATGCTTACACAACTTTATACAAAGGTGTTGAACTGGAAAATCAAAGAAGGGATACTAGGGTCTTGGTTGAGGCTGGTGATGCGCTTGTTGAATCACCAAGAGAAGCTATTGACTTCATGGGAACATTTAATAAAAATTGCACTTCGTCTTCAATAAATAGCGCAAAAAAGTTTGATTCTTCTCTATACTTAGATCTTTCCTTGAGAAGAAGTAATCCTAATGTATTTGAGAATCAAGTTACTCAAGAAAGGCCTACCCTCTGGCATCCTAGTTCATCAGCCTTTACAAG GTATACTAGCAGAGTATCACACCCCCTGCATTCAACATCGATGAGTTTTGTTGATCAAAAGAAAGACTCTGAGACTAATTCTGAGAAGATGTTGACCAATATTATGTCGGAAAATAATTCTGATACTCCTAGTCCTACACTAACTTCTCAAAGAAACACGAATTCTTTGACTATTGGAGCTACTGTTGAATTGAAGCAAACTGAAGTAGCAACACCGTGCACACAACATAGACTATTTCCTGTCCCATTACCAGTGAAGGGTATAAGATTGAATAATCCGTGCAATGGATATAATACTATAATTCCTCCAATATTTTGTGCACGGTCAAGTTCATCCACGGCGCCAAGTCCAAGCACAGCCAACCAACAGGAACCTGCCTTTCGTGTGAATCTGTTTCGTCATTCCAGTTTTGAAGTTAACTCCTCTGGACAGTCGTATGACCGACTTGCCTCCAATACAAAACAGTCAACCAGCCAGCCCTTGCAAAAACTGGACCAAAAGTTGGATTCAATTGAGGATAGAGGACATATTTCTCCTACCACCGATCAGAGTGCAAGCAGCAGTTTCTGTAATGGCTCCTTAAGCCAACTTAATGGTGTTGCATATGGAAGCACTGGTGCAAGTAATGGCAATGTTGATCAGGTTGCAGTCACCCGGGCTTCTACAGAGAGCAAGAATGATGACAGCCTTTCCAGCCCTAGTGGAAAACCATGCCGTTCTATCCAAAGAGAAGCAGCTTTAATGAAGTTCcgtttgaagcgtaaggatagaTGCTTTGAGAAAAAG GTTCGGTATGAGAGCAGAAAGAAACTTGCAGAGCAGCGCCCACGAGTAAAAGGTCAGTTTGTCCGTCAAGTGCAGGCTGATCCTATGCATACAGATACTGAGCATCATTATGGGAATTCATCCGATGGATAG